The DNA segment TCTTCTGACAACATGTTCAACTCCGTCGAACGAGTTCATCGGGAAGATCGTACGGCAAAACATGTGTGCCGGCGCAATATTCGTCACAGTGCATCACCCGATTCCCGAAACCCCTTTGTTTGCAAGCGCCGTCGGCCAGGACAATGCGTCCAGCCATGGCACTGTCATCGGAGAAAAGTCATGGCTCTTATTCATCGCATCGCAAGGTATGCCGGCGCCGTATTGCTGGTGTTCGGCGCGCTCGCCTCGCTTGCGCCGCGCGCCGAAGCCGCGGGCGCTGCCGCTGCCGTCGTCTCTCATACGATCAAGGCGAACGGCATCGCCTTGCATTACCTGCAATCCGGGCGCGGCGGCGGCACGCCTGTCGTGTTATTGCATGGCTACGCGGAATCCAGCCATATGTGGCTGCCGCTGATGGCGAAGCTTGGCGACAAGCGTACCGTGATCGCACCGGACCTGCGCGGCGCGGGCGACTCGGCGATGACGGCGTCGGGCTACGAAAAGAAGAACCTGGCGCAGGACATTCACGCCATGGTCCAGGCTCTGGGCTACCGCAAGATCAATATTGTCGGCCACGATATCGGCTTGATGGTCGCCTATGCTTACGCTGCGCAATACCCGGACGAAGTGGAAAGCGTGACGCTGATGGATGCGTTCCTGCCCGGCGTGGGCGACTGGCAAAAGGTCTGGCTGCTGCGCGACAAGTGGCACTTCAACTTCTATGGCGATACGCCGGAAAAGCTGGTAAAGGGCCGCGAGCGTACCTACTTTGAACACTTCTGGAACGATTTCGCCGCTGACCCGAAGCACTCGGTGCCGGAGGCAGATCGCCGGATCTATGCTGCCA comes from the Cupriavidus basilensis genome and includes:
- a CDS encoding alpha/beta fold hydrolase, which gives rise to MALIHRIARYAGAVLLVFGALASLAPRAEAAGAAAAVVSHTIKANGIALHYLQSGRGGGTPVVLLHGYAESSHMWLPLMAKLGDKRTVIAPDLRGAGDSAMTASGYEKKNLAQDIHAMVQALGYRKINIVGHDIGLMVAYAYAAQYPDEVESVTLMDAFLPGVGDWQKVWLLRDKWHFNFYGDTPEKLVKGRERTYFEHFWNDFAADPKHSVPEADRRIYAANYARPGRMRAGFEFFRAFPQDAEDFAALAKHPLPMPMLVLAGEKASGNFLIDQARLVATHVQGVIVKGSGHWLMEEAPGQAIPAIVQFINTPSQPVSAD